One region of Faecalibacter bovis genomic DNA includes:
- a CDS encoding DUF4377 domain-containing protein: protein MIKLYFGCLIGLLSLNACNTTQNLGKDEVLMYIAAEQVDCVGVVPMKCLQVKESKDDNWTYFYSAIDGFSYESGYEYELLIKKTKVSDPVPADASSIQYHLIKVLKKTKK from the coding sequence ATGATAAAATTATATTTTGGATGTTTAATCGGTTTGTTATCACTAAATGCTTGTAATACGACTCAAAATTTAGGGAAAGATGAAGTTTTAATGTATATAGCGGCAGAACAAGTAGATTGTGTAGGAGTTGTACCTATGAAATGTTTACAAGTAAAAGAATCTAAAGACGATAATTGGACTTATTTTTATTCTGCTATTGATGGATTTTCGTATGAATCAGGTTATGAATATGAATTACTTATAAAGAAAACTAAGGTTTCGGATCCAGTTCCAGCTGATGCATCTTCCATTCAATATCATTTGATTAAAGTGTTAAAAAAGACAAAGAAATAA
- a CDS encoding peptidase U32 family protein, with protein sequence MTKDGKMELMAPAGNFESLQAALDNGADSVYFGVDQLNMRARASINFTMGDLPEIVERCEAKGVRSYLTLNTIIYDHDLSLIKVLLDKAKEANITAVIAMDQSVIAYARQIGMEVHISTQINVTNIETVKFYAMFADTMVLSRELSLKQVEKICELIVKDDVRGPSGNLVEIEIFGHGALCMAVSGKCYLSLHSHNSSANRGACKQNCRKKYTVIDQETGFEIELDNEYMMSPKDLCTIDFLDQVVNAGIKVLKIEGRGRAPEYVATVIRCYREAIDSIADGTYSKEKVDYWMGLLQTVYNRGFWSGYYLGQKLGEWSAVPGSMATQKKVYIGKGVHFFPKANIGQFVIDAYDLKVGDTILVTGPTTGAKEMEVTEMMVEDVKADIATKGNSITIPLDFRIRPSDKLYKLVKVEDPGTQQNNVEEGAYSH encoded by the coding sequence ATGACCAAAGATGGAAAAATGGAGTTAATGGCTCCTGCTGGTAATTTTGAATCTTTACAAGCGGCCCTTGACAATGGTGCAGATTCTGTATATTTTGGTGTAGATCAATTAAATATGCGTGCACGTGCTTCGATTAACTTTACAATGGGTGATTTACCTGAAATTGTAGAGCGTTGTGAAGCGAAAGGTGTGCGTTCTTACCTTACATTAAATACAATCATTTACGATCACGATTTATCGTTGATCAAAGTGTTATTAGATAAAGCGAAAGAAGCTAATATTACGGCTGTTATTGCAATGGATCAATCGGTGATTGCCTATGCAAGACAAATCGGAATGGAAGTTCACATTTCAACTCAGATTAACGTTACTAATATCGAAACAGTAAAATTCTACGCAATGTTTGCTGATACGATGGTATTATCTCGTGAATTGAGTTTGAAACAAGTAGAAAAGATTTGTGAATTAATCGTGAAAGATGACGTTCGTGGACCAAGTGGAAACTTAGTAGAAATTGAAATTTTCGGACACGGTGCATTATGTATGGCTGTATCTGGAAAATGTTACTTAAGCTTACACTCGCACAATTCTTCTGCAAACCGTGGAGCTTGTAAACAAAACTGTCGTAAAAAATATACTGTTATCGATCAGGAAACTGGATTCGAAATCGAATTAGATAACGAATACATGATGTCGCCTAAAGATTTATGTACAATTGATTTCTTAGACCAAGTCGTAAACGCTGGAATCAAAGTATTAAAAATTGAAGGTCGTGGTCGTGCTCCAGAATATGTTGCAACTGTAATTCGTTGTTACCGTGAAGCTATTGATTCTATCGCTGACGGAACGTACTCAAAAGAGAAAGTTGATTACTGGATGGGATTATTACAAACTGTATATAATCGTGGTTTCTGGTCTGGATATTACTTAGGTCAAAAATTAGGTGAATGGTCTGCTGTACCAGGATCTATGGCTACACAAAAGAAAGTTTACATTGGTAAAGGTGTACATTTCTTCCCGAAAGCTAATATCGGTCAATTCGTTATCGATGCTTATGATTTAAAAGTTGGTGATACAATCTTAGTTACTGGTCCAACAACTGGTGCAAAAGAAATGGAAGTTACTGAAATGATGGTGGAAGATGTAAAAGCTGATATTGCAACAAAAGGTAATAGCATTACAATTCCATTAGATTTCCGTATTCGACCTTCTGATAAATTATATAAATTAGTAAAGGTTGAAGATCCAGGAACGCAACAAAATAATGTGGAAGAAGGAGCTTATTCGCACTAA
- a CDS encoding TrmH family RNA methyltransferase: protein MQIESLQNQKIKNLLKLQDKSRERKNQGLFIVEGTQENELAIKGGYEAVEIYICEDIYDANIKFDNPRRFEITRAIFEKIAYRKSTGGIIGVYKTKASKLEDLNLPENPLVVVLEAVEKPGNLGAVLRTGDGAKVDAVIVCDETVDFFNPNVIRSSVGTLFTNQIASASKEDVLDYLKNKNVQIISTFLRDETISLYEADFTSGSAIILGTEATGLSDFWADNSAALIKIPMLGFVDSLNVSNAAAICVYEAVRQRQ from the coding sequence ATGCAAATAGAAAGTCTTCAAAATCAAAAAATAAAAAACTTGCTGAAATTGCAAGATAAATCGAGAGAACGTAAAAATCAAGGATTGTTTATTGTTGAGGGAACTCAAGAAAATGAATTAGCAATTAAAGGAGGTTACGAAGCAGTTGAAATTTATATCTGTGAAGATATTTATGATGCAAATATAAAATTCGATAATCCAAGACGATTTGAAATTACTCGAGCTATTTTTGAAAAGATTGCATATCGTAAATCTACAGGTGGTATTATTGGAGTTTATAAAACGAAAGCATCAAAATTAGAAGATTTAAATTTACCTGAAAATCCTTTAGTTGTCGTATTAGAAGCGGTTGAAAAACCAGGGAATTTAGGTGCTGTTTTAAGAACCGGTGATGGTGCAAAAGTAGATGCTGTAATAGTTTGTGATGAAACGGTAGATTTTTTTAATCCGAATGTAATTAGATCATCGGTCGGAACTTTATTTACGAATCAAATTGCGTCGGCATCTAAAGAAGATGTTTTAGATTATTTAAAAAATAAAAATGTTCAGATCATTTCAACTTTCTTGCGCGACGAAACCATTAGTTTATACGAAGCTGATTTTACTTCAGGTTCTGCAATTATTTTAGGAACAGAAGCGACAGGATTATCTGATTTTTGGGCCGATAATTCAGCAGCTTTAATTAAAATTCCGATGTTAGGATTTGTAGATTCTTTAAACGTGAGTAATGCAGCAGCAATTTGCGTGTATGAAGCCGTAAGACAAAGACAATAA
- a CDS encoding GumC family protein: MENNKEIDFGQNSNSSFDLREIIFPYLKYWYLFAIGLIIALVCANTYLKYAISTYAVSAKVLVNSKNAKNIELAALNNSMLNKEADAELADQIEIIKSRRIISQVVDAKDLNISYTRVGRIKEIEVYGKNSPIQVKFINPLTSNSDKLYGNYRIRILSPTSFELIDEIGGTKKYNFGQKIYNSTGDFIILPNPDKDLRSENGSEIIIRFSPFISTVNSYKGRIQISPSSENSRILNLSLVDNVPNRAIEFIDELVNVYNEDLKSDDAKITESTSKFINDRLVIVTNELQGVDRSLESYKTSNKITDLESEASIFLGESTQTEKQILDYNTQLSLVDFMNKALQTNRDNLLPTNIGLTDGTITSTISQYNDLILAKEEKLKNVTEHHNDVKTLQKQINDVKINLKSSFKLYRNNIQTSLNSLQSKQSNLNNRISKIPAQERVFKDISRQQQIVEALYLFLLQKREESEIKAASTPEHIKIVDSAYGNGGAVSPNSRMIYMGSIALGLAIPFAFVFLRQLLNNKVHTKEDLEKIVGAPVAGQIPNSKVKIIERNDTSVTAESFRMLRTNINFFIDKNKKDGKVIYITSSISGEGKTYVATNLSQIYTFSNDRVLLIGADIRNPKILDYLDLDGFSRKTAGLTNFLADSDILPSDIIINKPGGFNFDFVNAGVIPPNPAELLMNGRFAEIINYAKEHYDYIIVDTAPVNLVTDTVLIAENADLTLYISRANYTDKNVMDIPKHMYQENILKNMNMIINDVDMNRGYGYRYGYGYGYGYGYGYQYNGKLPWYKKILRKFK; this comes from the coding sequence TAGCTGCTTTAAATAACAGCATGTTAAATAAAGAAGCAGATGCTGAATTAGCTGATCAAATAGAAATTATTAAATCTCGTCGAATCATCTCTCAAGTTGTTGACGCCAAAGATTTAAACATCTCTTATACACGAGTTGGTCGAATTAAAGAAATTGAAGTTTACGGTAAAAATTCCCCAATACAAGTTAAATTCATTAACCCTTTAACTTCAAATAGTGATAAACTTTACGGAAATTATAGAATTCGAATTCTATCGCCAACAAGTTTTGAATTAATTGATGAAATTGGTGGAACAAAAAAATATAATTTCGGTCAGAAGATTTACAATTCTACTGGCGATTTTATTATTTTACCAAATCCTGATAAAGATTTAAGAAGTGAAAATGGTTCTGAAATTATCATTCGATTTTCACCATTTATTTCAACAGTAAATTCATATAAAGGTAGAATTCAGATTTCTCCTTCAAGCGAAAATTCTCGTATTTTAAATTTAAGTTTAGTTGATAATGTTCCTAATCGTGCCATTGAATTTATTGACGAATTAGTTAATGTTTATAACGAAGATTTAAAAAGTGATGATGCGAAAATCACTGAATCAACATCTAAATTTATCAATGATCGTTTGGTTATTGTTACGAACGAATTACAAGGTGTTGACCGTAGTTTAGAGAGTTATAAAACATCAAATAAAATCACAGATTTAGAATCAGAAGCTAGTATTTTCTTAGGCGAATCTACACAAACTGAAAAACAAATTTTAGATTATAATACACAATTATCGTTAGTAGACTTTATGAATAAAGCGCTACAAACAAATCGTGATAATTTGTTGCCAACAAACATTGGGTTAACTGATGGTACTATCACTAGCACAATTAGTCAATACAACGACTTAATTTTAGCAAAAGAAGAAAAATTAAAGAATGTAACGGAGCATCATAATGATGTAAAAACGCTTCAAAAACAAATTAATGATGTAAAAATTAATTTAAAATCAAGTTTTAAATTATATCGTAATAATATTCAAACATCATTAAATTCATTACAATCAAAACAATCAAATCTTAACAATCGTATATCTAAAATACCTGCTCAAGAACGTGTCTTTAAAGACATTTCAAGACAGCAACAAATTGTAGAAGCTTTATATTTGTTTTTACTACAAAAGCGTGAAGAATCTGAAATTAAAGCAGCTTCTACACCAGAACATATAAAGATTGTTGACAGTGCTTACGGAAACGGAGGTGCGGTTTCTCCTAATTCTCGTATGATTTATATGGGATCTATTGCGTTAGGATTAGCCATACCATTTGCGTTTGTTTTCTTACGTCAATTATTAAATAATAAAGTACACACAAAAGAGGATTTAGAAAAAATTGTTGGAGCACCAGTTGCTGGTCAAATCCCGAATAGTAAGGTTAAAATTATTGAAAGAAATGATACTTCTGTTACGGCAGAATCTTTCAGAATGTTACGTACCAACATCAATTTCTTTATCGATAAAAATAAAAAAGACGGAAAAGTTATCTACATCACATCTTCAATTTCAGGTGAAGGTAAAACTTATGTAGCTACCAATTTATCTCAAATCTATACATTTTCAAATGACAGAGTTTTATTAATTGGAGCTGATATTCGTAATCCTAAAATTTTAGATTATTTGGATTTGGATGGATTTTCGAGAAAAACGGCAGGATTAACTAATTTCTTAGCAGATTCTGACATTTTACCTAGTGATATAATTATAAATAAACCTGGTGGTTTTAACTTTGATTTTGTAAATGCAGGTGTAATTCCACCTAATCCAGCAGAATTATTAATGAATGGCCGATTTGCTGAAATCATTAATTACGCAAAAGAACACTACGATTATATTATTGTAGATACTGCACCTGTAAATTTAGTTACAGATACGGTTTTAATTGCTGAAAATGCTGATCTAACTCTGTATATTTCTAGAGCAAATTATACAGATAAAAATGTAATGGATATTCCAAAGCATATGTACCAAGAAAACATCTTAAAAAACATGAATATGATTATTAATGATGTTGACATGAATAGAGGTTATGGATACCGCTATGGTTACGGATATGGCTACGGGTATGGCTACGGTTACCAATACAATGGGAAATTACCATGGTACAAGAAAATTTTAAGAAAATTCAAATAA
- a CDS encoding 5-formyltetrahydrofolate cyclo-ligase: MQKAEARKHYRSLRKQFSKEEVNSLSAQIFEQIKKFDFENDQVFHIFLPIEKNNEINTYPIIKWLYENKKTVVLPLVIGDDMINCRVENGFETQLNSLQIPEPINYTEIDSEQIDVVFVPMFVADKFGNRVGYGGGYYDKFLARCKPETKKIGLTYFRPIDNITDAYEGDISLNYCLIPDEIVSF, from the coding sequence ATGCAGAAAGCTGAAGCAAGAAAACATTATCGTTCGTTACGCAAACAATTTTCAAAAGAGGAAGTTAATTCATTAAGTGCTCAAATTTTTGAACAGATTAAAAAATTTGATTTTGAAAATGATCAAGTCTTTCATATTTTTTTACCCATCGAAAAGAACAATGAAATAAACACTTATCCAATTATTAAATGGCTTTATGAGAATAAAAAAACTGTAGTTTTGCCGTTAGTCATAGGTGACGATATGATTAATTGTAGGGTTGAAAATGGATTTGAAACCCAATTAAATTCACTCCAAATTCCTGAACCTATTAATTATACTGAAATAGATTCTGAACAAATTGACGTGGTATTTGTACCTATGTTTGTGGCAGATAAGTTCGGAAATCGCGTGGGTTACGGTGGCGGATATTATGATAAGTTTTTAGCCAGATGTAAACCTGAAACAAAAAAAATAGGCCTAACTTATTTTAGACCTATTGATAATATTACTGACGCTTATGAGGGCGATATTTCTTTAAATTATTGTTTAATTCCTGACGAAATTGTATCATTTTGA
- a CDS encoding ferredoxin, translating into MVIITLQRDKCIGCNYCYELAPERFRMSKKDGKSVLLKATDKKGFHTLKDPDHGIADSCERAAKACPVNIITVKEI; encoded by the coding sequence ATGGTAATTATTACTTTACAACGCGATAAATGTATCGGATGTAACTATTGTTATGAGTTAGCACCAGAACGTTTCCGTATGTCTAAAAAAGATGGGAAATCTGTTTTATTAAAAGCTACTGATAAAAAGGGATTCCATACATTAAAAGATCCAGATCATGGGATTGCTGATAGCTGCGAACGCGCTGCAAAAGCATGTCCTGTAAACATTATTACAGTAAAAGAAATATAA
- a CDS encoding NAD(P)-dependent alcohol dehydrogenase codes for MNIKTYAAFNETDPLGPYTIERRQIQANDVAIDIEYCGVCHSDIHTAKGDWGRPNYPVVPGHEIIGRVKEVGAEVTKFKAGDLVGVGCMVESCKSCDPCNHGIEQYCENGFTGTYNSKKSKYSGITYGGYSEYIVVEEDFVLSVPNTIDIKAAAPLLCAGITTWSPLRHWNVKTGDKVGVIGLGGLGHMGVKFAKAMGAHVVMITTSTSKGEDAKKLGADEVLISTDEDQLKAHKNSFDFLLNTIPVKHDVNPYLNLLKLDKTMCLVGAIEPLEAVHGGNLILKRKNLAGSLIGGIKETQEMLDFCGEHNIVSDVEIIDIQNINEAYERMMKSDVKYRFVIDIKSFNKI; via the coding sequence ATGAACATAAAAACATACGCAGCCTTTAACGAAACTGATCCTTTAGGGCCATATACCATAGAAAGACGCCAAATACAAGCAAACGATGTTGCTATTGATATCGAGTATTGTGGTGTATGTCACAGCGACATTCATACAGCAAAAGGAGATTGGGGTAGACCAAATTATCCAGTTGTTCCAGGTCACGAAATTATTGGTCGTGTAAAAGAAGTAGGAGCAGAAGTAACTAAATTTAAAGCTGGAGATTTAGTTGGAGTTGGATGTATGGTTGAATCTTGTAAATCGTGTGATCCTTGTAATCATGGCATCGAGCAATATTGCGAAAACGGATTCACAGGAACCTACAATTCTAAAAAATCTAAATACAGTGGAATTACTTATGGAGGATATTCAGAATATATTGTTGTAGAAGAAGACTTCGTGTTAAGTGTTCCTAATACTATCGATATTAAAGCTGCTGCGCCACTTTTATGCGCAGGTATTACAACTTGGTCTCCATTGCGCCATTGGAACGTTAAAACGGGCGATAAAGTTGGTGTAATTGGTTTAGGAGGATTAGGACACATGGGTGTGAAATTCGCAAAAGCGATGGGTGCACATGTAGTGATGATTACGACTTCGACTTCTAAAGGTGAAGATGCAAAAAAATTAGGAGCTGATGAGGTTTTGATTTCTACAGACGAAGATCAATTAAAAGCTCATAAAAATTCGTTTGATTTTCTATTGAATACAATTCCGGTAAAACACGATGTTAATCCTTATTTAAACTTATTGAAATTAGATAAAACGATGTGTTTAGTTGGTGCGATAGAACCGTTAGAAGCAGTACATGGTGGGAATTTAATTTTAAAACGTAAAAATCTTGCTGGTTCATTAATCGGAGGAATTAAAGAAACGCAAGAAATGTTAGATTTCTGTGGTGAGCATAATATTGTTTCTGATGTAGAAATTATTGATATTCAGAATATAAACGAAGCTTACGAACGTATGATGAAATCAGATGTTAAATATCGTTTTGTAATTGATATTAAATCTTTCAATAAAATATAA